The following nucleotide sequence is from Cicer arietinum cultivar CDC Frontier isolate Library 1 chromosome 2, Cicar.CDCFrontier_v2.0, whole genome shotgun sequence.
atagtttagcgttgtttctttgttttagtgcagtgttgaattttggtgagaaatcaacatgacctatgtggagtatttcagccatatttggttgtagatgtccaattggattCAAACCCAGTGCagatgaaagctaagatccgtAGCTACAaatttcatgaagacaccgaaaccaaattcagaTTCGAAAAAAGTGAACAATGCAGTATAAGTCAGACAAAATAtattgtgcgcctgaagcgcaaaaaCCTGCGCCTGGGGCGCATTTCGGCCTTCCTGACTATGTCCACTTGCACCTGGGGCGCGTGGCAAGCAGAAGAATAcattaaaacacattttttcactttctaggcatgtttttgactattgggaagttgggagacttgtgtcctagcagagaaactcaaagacgaccatTTCTAATACCATTGgagtagttttatcaagaatcattcatgaatctttcttgtaatttttctctaatctccatcttttttatctctgtcatgagtaactaaaccctatttgttacgGATGAGTttaacaagatgaaacctttattattttattttgatttctagttatatgaatgagtttattgaattatttttctcatctctgtgtttaatgctttttattgtttgatcaacattaaaatgctctacgattcatattttgaaacggaagtggactttacgaatgcttgagataagaaattcatgatattgtagtatAGGGATATATGCAAGTGATGatactaattaaattagttgcataGACattagtttaacaagagaattcatgtacggtaagacttaattctaatcttaaatctactaagaaATTAGAgattactttaaaattaaaggttctatcactaagacattagggcaagaataataaagagaattcggtaataattcaataaaggaattcagtaactaggatcaaattagacaccaaggttggattcgaagtgaagctcatccctgacatttttcttataataaagaATCACTTTTATtaatgttgttaatttcaaatattattttaatcaactcgaaaactttttgttcaattttcgtaattaaatataattcaatagtaaaacacaatccttgagttcgacactagGTACTatcgttttaattattacttgcaacgattcagtacacttgttgaaacgttgtcaagtttttggcgccgttgccggggattgccatatcactattgagttataatttatttacttaactgaaattttttttctctgcaataaatttttgcttttattttatttttaattttgaaaaaaaaaactattttaaattttttttatttttacttaattatttgtttttctttattttaaaattggtcattactcacaatttgtctaaccttgcaTGCGAGGCtagtcctcagctgaacttttCTTTGATCTATAAATCGAAAAAACTACGAAAGCAAATCGAAAGGCGgttcgagaaaggagacaaagggaaataCAATTAGTAGTGGAAGAAGAGGATTTGGGGGATTTCTTTATATTTGCAGGAATGACTGATCCACCACCACCTGAACGTATCCTCGACGAGAATGGGAATCGAGATAGAAACCGACCTCTGTTGGCCATCCATAaccaaccggttacagtcaacaagtttgaaataagtcccACTATATAtcgagagttgaaggagattcatttttccgGTAAACATAACGAAAACGCCAATAGAcatctcacaaatttctttgaacTATGTGAgacagtgaaggtggatggttgCTCTGAAGAAGGCAAGATGTTGAGactatttccattttcattgaaaGATTATGCTAAGGAGTGGCTTAATTGCTTACCTTCCAATAACATCAACACATGGGATGACCTTGAaaataagttcttggaacaatactTCCCCCATCTATGTTCATTCGACAAAGGCAAGAGATTTCTGgttacaaacaaaaagaagGGGAATATCTTCTTGACACTTACAGGAGGTTCAAGAGTTTACTAGCAAGATGCCCCAATCATGCTTATGAAGGCACTActcaa
It contains:
- the LOC140919423 gene encoding uncharacterized protein, with translation MTDPPPPERILDENGNRDRNRPLLAIHNQPVTVNKFEISPTIYRELKEIHFSGKHNENANRHLTNFFELCETVKVDGCSEEGKMLRLFPFSLKDYAKEWLNCLPSNNINTWDDLENKFLEQYFPHLCSFDKGKRFLVTNKKKGNIFLTLTGGSRVY